A single window of Leptolyngbya ohadii IS1 DNA harbors:
- a CDS encoding diacylglycerol/polyprenol kinase family protein — translation MSDSPLDSFADWIFETPALWLQLAIVSAWLGLVGLVAFGLSRWQGADNELIRKVVHIGAGNVILLAWWLHIPGWVGISASIVFSAVTLLSYRLPILPGINSVGRKSLGTFFYAVSIGVLIFLFWEDHPYYAAIGILVMTWGDGLAALVGQRLGWHPYELWGIKKSWEGSLTMAAVSYGVCSLILLGVQGGQWQTWTIAFVIAVVATLLEAFSRLGIDNLTVPLGSALLAFWLNQLL, via the coding sequence TCGTCTCCGCCTGGCTCGGCTTGGTGGGGCTAGTGGCGTTTGGGTTAAGCCGCTGGCAAGGGGCAGACAATGAGCTGATTCGCAAAGTCGTTCACATTGGTGCGGGAAATGTCATTCTGCTGGCGTGGTGGCTGCATATTCCAGGCTGGGTTGGGATCAGTGCCTCGATCGTCTTCAGTGCGGTAACGCTGCTCTCCTACCGTTTGCCAATTCTGCCGGGAATTAACAGCGTTGGGCGGAAGAGCCTGGGCACTTTCTTCTATGCGGTGAGTATTGGTGTCCTGATTTTCCTGTTTTGGGAAGACCATCCCTACTATGCGGCGATCGGCATTTTGGTGATGACCTGGGGAGATGGGCTGGCAGCATTGGTTGGTCAGCGGTTAGGATGGCACCCCTACGAACTCTGGGGCATCAAAAAAAGCTGGGAAGGATCGCTGACGATGGCGGCAGTAAGCTACGGAGTTTGCAGCCTGATTTTGTTGGGGGTGCAGGGTGGACAGTGGCAGACCTGGACGATCGCCTTTGTAATTGCGGTGGTAGCAACGTTGCTCGAAGCCTTCTCCAGGCTGGGAATTGATAATTTGACCGTGCCGCTGGGCAGTGCGCTGCTTGCCTTCTGGCTGAATCAACTGCTTTAA